Below is a genomic region from Methylobacterium sp. FF17.
AGGCTTGGCGCACGGCCGTCAGTCGCTTCCATATGGCAGGGTGGACCCACATGACGCCAGCGCGGGTCGATGCCGTCCAGTCGAGCCTTCAAGAGAAAGCGGACGAGATCAACGGATCCCTAACTGCTGCTTGAGGCACCCATAGCAGCACTGCCGAGGACGATTTACGGGCAGGGAACGCTCGTCCCTTGGGTTCACACCGTGCGGCTGTGGGTTCGCCCCGAGGTGCCCAGGTATGCATCGAATGCTGCGGCCACGCTCCGGACGAACGTTCGGGCACCCTCGGGGATGCTCAGGACCTCCCCATCAAGCTCGATCAATCCATCGGCTTCGAGCGTTCGGAGCCTGTCGAGCGACTCCAGAAACTCGTCCGAACGCCGCGCATGCGCACGGCAGGCCTGTCCTACATCCACCGAGAAGTCGCACATGAGCCGCTCGATCAGCGCGGCCCTGAGACGGTCGTCCTCGGTCAGGGCATAACCCTTGACGCACGCCAGCTCGCCGCGCGCGATCCGTTCGGCATAGCGACGGACCTCCTGCTCGTTCTGGACGTAACCCTGGGGCATCCGACCTATCGCGGATGCCCCGAGGCCGATCAACACGTCGCTCGGGTCTGTCGTATAGCCTTGGAAGTTCCGGCGCAGCGTCCCGTCGGCATGCGCCGACCCCATCGGATCGTCCGGCCGGGCGTAGTGGTCGAGTCCGATCCGTCGGTATCCCGCCTCGGCGAGGACCCCGGCGATGGCCTCCGCCTGCGCCCGGCGTGCCTCGCCGTCCGGCAGGTCGGCCTCGTCGATGTGGCGCTGGTGCTTCTTGAAAGACGGCACGTGCGCATAGCCGAACACCGCAAGGCGCTCGGGGCGCAGTTCCAGGCACATCATGGCGGTCTCGACGCAGGACGCGACGGTCTGATGCGGCAGTCCGTAGATCAGGTCGAGGTTGATGCCACCCACGCCTGCAGCCCTCAGGTCCCGGACGGCGTGCTCGGTCGACCCGAAGCTCTGCCGCCTGCGGATCGCCTCCTGGACGACCGGGTCGAAGCTCTGGACGCCGAGGCTCGCACGGGTGACGCCTGCGGTGCCGATGGCGTCCGTCATCTCGTCCGTGAGGGTGCGCGGATCGATCTCGATAGCGAGCTCGGCGCCGGGGTCGAAGGGGAAGCGGGCCCGCATCTGGCCGACGAGGTCGCGGAGCGCCCGGGGCTCCATGATCGTGGGGGTCCCGCCGCCAAAATGCACGTGGCGCACCAGAGGAGGGTTGTCGAGGCGTGCGGAGACGAGGTCGATCTCACGGCGCAGGACGGAAACGTAGTCGCTGACCGGCGCATCGTGCTTGGTGATGCTGGTGTGGCAGCCACAATACCAGCACATCGAGCGGCAGAACGGGACGTGAAGGTAGAGCGAC
It encodes:
- the hemN gene encoding oxygen-independent coproporphyrinogen III oxidase, translating into MRDDLRARYAEERLPRYTSYPASPHFAADVGADAYATWLGALPEASTASLYLHVPFCRSMCWYCGCHTSITKHDAPVSDYVSVLRREIDLVSARLDNPPLVRHVHFGGGTPTIMEPRALRDLVGQMRARFPFDPGAELAIEIDPRTLTDEMTDAIGTAGVTRASLGVQSFDPVVQEAIRRRQSFGSTEHAVRDLRAAGVGGINLDLIYGLPHQTVASCVETAMMCLELRPERLAVFGYAHVPSFKKHQRHIDEADLPDGEARRAQAEAIAGVLAEAGYRRIGLDHYARPDDPMGSAHADGTLRRNFQGYTTDPSDVLIGLGASAIGRMPQGYVQNEQEVRRYAERIARGELACVKGYALTEDDRLRAALIERLMCDFSVDVGQACRAHARRSDEFLESLDRLRTLEADGLIELDGEVLSIPEGARTFVRSVAAAFDAYLGTSGRTHSRTV